A section of the Natronolimnobius sp. AArcel1 genome encodes:
- a CDS encoding DJ-1/PfpI family protein, which produces MSLENKTIAIIASNEFEDIELEYPLLYLSHQGADIKLVPVQSGHHPRPALTATESKPVTGRFGTPLPPEVMAEGNRYETVDFEDLTLEDLDCVLYPGGFSPDHLRVVPEVVEFTREAYEEGLIVASICHGPWMLVEADLAEGRDICAYEAIHTDLENAGATVVDEPAVQDGNIVTGRVPDDLPEFSEAVEAALEDHEAEPPTA; this is translated from the coding sequence ATGAGTCTCGAGAACAAAACGATCGCGATCATCGCATCGAACGAGTTCGAGGACATCGAACTCGAGTATCCGCTGTTGTACCTGAGCCACCAGGGTGCTGATATTAAGCTGGTGCCAGTTCAATCTGGGCATCATCCACGCCCGGCGCTCACTGCAACTGAATCAAAGCCTGTCACCGGCCGATTCGGCACGCCGTTGCCACCGGAGGTGATGGCCGAGGGCAACCGCTACGAAACGGTTGACTTCGAGGACTTGACTCTTGAGGATCTGGATTGTGTGCTGTACCCAGGTGGGTTCTCTCCGGACCATCTGCGAGTTGTTCCGGAGGTTGTCGAGTTTACTCGCGAAGCCTATGAGGAGGGGCTGATCGTTGCCTCAATCTGTCATGGGCCGTGGATGCTGGTAGAAGCGGATCTCGCGGAAGGCCGCGATATCTGTGCCTACGAAGCAATTCACACTGACCTCGAGAACGCCGGCGCGACGGTAGTTGACGAACCGGCGGTACAGGACGGCAACATCGTCACCGGTCGCGTCCCGGACGATCTGCCGGAGTTTAGCGAGGCCGTCGAAGCGGCTCTCGAGGACCACGAGGCGGAACCACCGACGGCCTGA
- a CDS encoding SMP-30/gluconolactonase/LRE family protein, whose product MASTIVPSVRCRIGEGVLVHPERDDVYWLDIPTGELYRYDPATGNHDRFQMEPPVGGFTFQEDGSILLFGSGGRIIRWNDGETSVVVDGIEAEAGMRFNDVIADPRGRVFVGSMTDDDHSLGRLYRLDTDETMTQLEEGIELPNGMGFSPDAETFYLAETNTNRIYAYDYEVETGDLSNRRVFSERNERGNYDGLTVDSEGGVWVGLWDGGSVVRLTSDGQPEERLEVPAQNITTLSFGGEDRRTAYVNSASFEAPLSDVAAGHLFALEMPVSGSAEYYSDVTE is encoded by the coding sequence ATGGCGTCGACAATTGTACCCAGCGTGCGGTGTCGCATCGGTGAGGGAGTACTGGTCCATCCTGAGCGAGACGACGTTTACTGGCTCGACATTCCGACGGGCGAACTATACCGTTATGACCCGGCAACGGGTAATCACGATCGATTCCAGATGGAGCCGCCGGTCGGCGGATTCACGTTTCAGGAAGATGGTTCGATACTACTGTTCGGTAGCGGCGGTCGTATCATCCGCTGGAATGATGGCGAAACATCGGTCGTGGTGGATGGTATCGAGGCCGAAGCGGGAATGCGTTTCAACGACGTGATTGCCGACCCACGAGGGCGGGTGTTTGTCGGGTCAATGACCGATGATGATCACTCCCTTGGACGGCTCTATCGGCTAGACACCGACGAAACGATGACCCAACTTGAGGAGGGAATCGAACTTCCGAATGGGATGGGATTCTCACCGGACGCTGAGACGTTCTACCTCGCGGAGACGAATACGAACCGGATTTACGCATACGACTACGAGGTCGAAACCGGTGACCTCTCGAATCGACGGGTGTTCAGCGAGCGAAACGAGCGCGGCAACTACGACGGTCTGACGGTCGATTCCGAAGGCGGCGTCTGGGTTGGTCTCTGGGACGGCGGCTCTGTTGTTCGACTGACGTCGGATGGCCAACCCGAAGAACGACTCGAGGTCCCCGCCCAGAACATCACAACGCTCAGTTTCGGAGGAGAGGATCGTCGGACGGCCTATGTGAACTCTGCGAGCTTCGAAGCGCCGTTGTCTGACGTGGCTGCCGGACACCTATTCGCCCTCGAAATGCCCGTCTCGGGCAGCGCGGAGTATTACTCGGACGTGACCGAATAG
- a CDS encoding ABC transporter substrate-binding protein: MVDNARQVQLSVQNGQTRRRFIQAAGVAGVVTVTGCVGGDDEDTAPEEGVAEDPDGEEVPTVAYENLDPDSPLRYWYGEEHAGYMEELGLEVDYNSRALDAHLERVFDTRDFDCAPMRYLDGYDPDALLRAFSQAALGEGGDNTSGHDSEEYEEWMAEQREAVDEDDRQEIVHEMYEYLMEEQVISPIAVQDRAMPYNEDRVSNVQEVLEDGLASIWNMVNLELDGGAEGDDMLTIASHEELPTLNPVTGLEARSSRDMIRLIYDRLMHPDPDNDYMPSSWAAEEFGWADDTTYEITLREGMEWHDGEPVTAEDVAFTFEYSDENSPDFQAVATNFESAEAETDLDVTFELSQPDATWESEVLAGAEAHLIPQHVWEGEDPSEIDIDEDLIGSGPFQFEAFEPGEEVRLSRHDGHHHEPNVEELIRLESADASSSASLVTTGEVDLVNFDLPADQLVDLEDEDGIALQNANMTSLHYITWNQRREPFANIDLRQACAHTIPRDDIVDVGADGFAEVTHAPVAPDLEFWYTEDVPTFEFDIEAGQQVLLDAGFEWHADTGRLHYPADYDPVD, encoded by the coding sequence ATGGTAGACAATGCCAGACAGGTGCAGTTAAGCGTACAGAATGGCCAGACCCGACGACGATTTATACAAGCAGCAGGGGTTGCAGGCGTCGTGACGGTTACCGGGTGTGTCGGTGGAGACGACGAAGACACAGCGCCCGAAGAGGGTGTCGCTGAAGATCCGGATGGTGAAGAGGTTCCCACGGTCGCGTACGAAAACCTTGATCCCGATTCACCGCTTCGGTACTGGTACGGCGAAGAACATGCTGGTTACATGGAAGAGCTCGGACTCGAAGTCGATTACAACTCTCGCGCTCTCGACGCACACCTCGAGCGGGTGTTCGACACGCGGGATTTCGACTGTGCCCCGATGCGTTACCTCGACGGATACGATCCCGACGCCCTCCTTCGTGCGTTTTCTCAAGCCGCACTCGGTGAAGGTGGAGATAACACGTCCGGACACGATAGCGAAGAGTACGAAGAGTGGATGGCGGAACAGCGCGAAGCTGTCGACGAAGACGATCGGCAAGAAATCGTCCACGAGATGTACGAGTATCTGATGGAAGAGCAGGTTATCTCACCGATTGCCGTCCAAGACCGGGCAATGCCGTACAACGAAGATCGAGTCAGTAACGTTCAAGAAGTCCTCGAGGACGGCCTGGCCAGTATCTGGAACATGGTCAATCTCGAACTCGATGGCGGAGCCGAAGGCGATGATATGCTCACCATCGCCAGCCACGAAGAGCTGCCAACACTCAACCCCGTCACTGGCCTCGAGGCTCGCTCGTCTCGTGACATGATCCGACTCATTTACGATCGGTTGATGCACCCGGATCCGGACAACGACTACATGCCCTCGAGTTGGGCGGCCGAAGAGTTCGGATGGGCCGACGATACCACCTATGAGATTACGCTTCGTGAGGGAATGGAATGGCATGATGGAGAACCGGTGACGGCTGAAGACGTCGCGTTTACGTTCGAGTACTCTGACGAGAACAGTCCTGACTTCCAAGCGGTTGCGACGAACTTCGAAAGTGCTGAGGCCGAAACGGACCTCGATGTTACGTTTGAACTCTCTCAACCCGACGCAACATGGGAGTCAGAAGTGCTCGCTGGAGCCGAAGCCCACCTCATTCCACAGCACGTTTGGGAGGGTGAAGATCCTAGCGAGATTGACATCGATGAGGACCTTATCGGCAGCGGTCCCTTCCAGTTCGAAGCGTTCGAACCCGGTGAAGAGGTTCGTCTGAGCCGTCACGATGGGCACCACCACGAACCAAACGTCGAGGAATTGATCCGACTCGAGTCCGCCGACGCATCCTCGTCGGCCAGCCTTGTCACGACTGGCGAAGTCGACTTGGTTAACTTCGATCTACCTGCGGATCAACTCGTGGACCTTGAGGACGAAGATGGAATCGCACTTCAGAACGCGAACATGACCTCACTCCACTACATTACGTGGAATCAACGTCGCGAACCGTTCGCAAACATCGATCTCCGCCAAGCGTGCGCCCATACAATCCCACGCGATGATATCGTTGACGTCGGTGCCGATGGTTTCGCAGAGGTCACTCACGCGCCGGTCGCACCGGACCTCGAGTTCTGGTACACCGAGGACGTTCCGACGTTCGAATTTGACATCGAGGCTGGCCAGCAGGTCCTGCTTGATGCCGGCTTCGAGTGGCACGCCGATACTGGCCGGCTTCACTATCCAGCAGACTACGATCCCGTTGATTGA
- a CDS encoding ABC transporter permease, with the protein MQRYVARRIGQLMVTYFAFLTLLFVIFRLAPGDPTTMFLLEGMTPEEREAILQRWGLDQPLYVQYYEYLGQLLTLDLGQSIRYEQPVTDILWTRFWNTVLLMGPAFFLSYIIGVGIGAFMGWVRGTVKEKGGIVLTLIARSSPEFWTGIVLLTVFSFWLGWFPSGGMRAPGYEAATFWDRYLSLDFVHHMILPLMTGVVFYMATPALLMRSSMIQVLNSDFIEIKKAEGHPEWIILYKYAARNSILPITTVVAIVVGVALGGSLVIETIFSWPGMGREMVDSVQYNDYPVAQAVFFLMGSVVIFMNFVADIVYVYLDPRVKYE; encoded by the coding sequence ATGCAACGTTATGTGGCCAGACGAATCGGGCAACTGATGGTCACTTACTTCGCGTTCCTGACGCTGCTCTTCGTCATCTTTCGACTTGCACCGGGGGATCCGACGACAATGTTCCTCCTTGAAGGAATGACTCCCGAAGAGCGCGAGGCAATTCTTCAACGGTGGGGGCTTGATCAGCCCTTGTACGTACAGTACTACGAGTACCTCGGACAATTGTTGACGCTTGATCTAGGTCAATCGATCCGATATGAACAGCCGGTGACCGACATTCTTTGGACCCGGTTCTGGAACACGGTGTTGCTCATGGGGCCCGCTTTCTTCCTATCCTACATCATCGGCGTAGGTATCGGCGCGTTCATGGGCTGGGTTCGCGGGACCGTCAAAGAGAAAGGTGGCATCGTGCTCACGCTCATCGCCCGCTCCTCGCCGGAGTTCTGGACGGGTATTGTCCTGCTGACCGTGTTCTCGTTCTGGCTCGGATGGTTCCCCTCGGGCGGCATGCGAGCTCCTGGATACGAGGCCGCGACGTTCTGGGACCGATACCTTTCGCTGGATTTCGTTCACCACATGATACTGCCGCTCATGACCGGCGTCGTCTTCTACATGGCGACGCCTGCGCTGTTGATGCGCAGTAGCATGATCCAGGTGTTGAATTCCGATTTCATCGAGATCAAGAAAGCAGAGGGACATCCAGAATGGATTATCCTCTACAAGTACGCGGCGCGAAACTCCATCCTTCCCATCACGACTGTCGTGGCAATCGTTGTTGGTGTGGCACTTGGCGGCTCGCTCGTCATCGAGACGATCTTCAGTTGGCCGGGAATGGGCCGGGAGATGGTTGACTCGGTACAGTACAACGATTATCCAGTTGCACAGGCGGTGTTCTTCCTGATGGGTAGTGTAGTTATCTTCATGAACTTTGTCGCCGACATCGTGTACGTTTACCTGGATCCACGGGTGAAATACGAATGA
- a CDS encoding ABC transporter permease gives MSSETQPKSETGTANRFVSKRRMKKLSQDLSTLWRVIRRDRLAVIGVGILVVYLAVAAFGELLAPHEPGETQRAGGEVLRTEGPTAGYWFGTTNYGEDILSQVIISTRVSVMVGLAAAAMAVFIGANVALISAYYGGWVDDILMRVVDIAYGLPFLPFVIVLVFILGANIWNIIIVIAAILWRDSARVVRSEVLSQKQRPYVKSARAIGASDIRIMYRHILPNVLPLIGLYAAFAVAYAIIYEASIAFLGFGDPTLYSWGQMLFQAYQSGAIRYAWWWVLPPGVALMLIVMAVFFIGRALEQITNPELRH, from the coding sequence ATGAGCAGCGAGACACAACCGAAGTCAGAAACAGGAACGGCGAATCGGTTCGTCAGTAAGCGACGGATGAAGAAGCTATCACAGGATCTCTCGACGCTTTGGAGAGTGATTCGAAGAGATCGCCTCGCGGTTATCGGTGTCGGAATACTCGTCGTGTATCTGGCTGTTGCCGCCTTCGGTGAACTCCTTGCGCCACACGAACCAGGTGAGACACAGCGGGCAGGCGGCGAAGTGCTTCGAACCGAGGGACCGACGGCCGGTTACTGGTTCGGAACGACGAACTACGGCGAAGATATCCTTTCGCAGGTCATTATATCGACGCGCGTTTCGGTCATGGTCGGACTGGCCGCCGCGGCGATGGCGGTCTTCATCGGTGCGAACGTGGCCCTGATCAGTGCCTATTACGGGGGCTGGGTTGACGACATCCTCATGCGAGTCGTCGACATCGCATACGGGCTGCCGTTCCTCCCGTTCGTGATCGTACTGGTATTCATCCTCGGCGCGAACATCTGGAACATCATCATCGTTATTGCAGCCATCCTATGGCGCGATTCCGCACGGGTCGTTCGGTCTGAAGTACTCTCGCAGAAACAGCGACCCTACGTGAAATCTGCCCGTGCCATTGGGGCGAGCGATATTCGAATCATGTATCGGCACATTCTCCCCAACGTGTTGCCGCTTATCGGCCTCTATGCCGCGTTTGCGGTCGCCTACGCAATCATCTACGAAGCCAGCATTGCGTTCCTTGGATTCGGCGACCCAACGCTTTACTCGTGGGGACAAATGCTGTTCCAGGCCTACCAGTCCGGCGCGATCCGCTACGCCTGGTGGTGGGTCCTGCCACCGGGTGTTGCCCTCATGCTGATCGTAATGGCCGTCTTCTTCATTGGACGGGCGCTCGAACAAATCACTAATCCGGAGTTGAGACACTAA
- a CDS encoding ABC transporter ATP-binding protein codes for MLEINDLKTYYETDDGKFVHAVDGVSINVEEQETLGLVGESGCGKTTLAKSIIRLLPRNGEVVDGEVSLHGKEITEMSDKELRQEIRWTEISMIPQTAMNGFDPVKTVGKQIVDVIRRHEDTPKAEARERAKELFENLGLEGSRIDDYPHQFSGGMAQRAMIAMALALSPSIILADEPTTALDVMIQDRILRQIDELQEEFETAMIMITHDMSVVSENCDKIAVMYGGRVAEYADARTVIKQPRHPYTMGMRNAFPDISQDSQDLISIPGTPPEVTDPDEGCRFAPRCPFAEDDCWDVTPEPEEYDGQVVRCHRSDEAEELRELAKKKETWMDEPAEAESSESDDRRGDTLTEVNDD; via the coding sequence ATGCTCGAAATCAACGATCTCAAGACGTACTACGAAACCGACGACGGCAAGTTCGTACATGCCGTCGACGGCGTCTCGATCAACGTTGAGGAACAGGAAACACTCGGACTCGTCGGCGAGTCCGGCTGTGGCAAGACAACGCTTGCGAAGTCGATCATCCGGTTGTTACCTCGAAACGGTGAGGTTGTCGACGGCGAAGTTTCGCTTCACGGCAAAGAAATCACCGAGATGAGCGACAAAGAACTCCGCCAGGAGATTCGGTGGACGGAAATTTCGATGATCCCGCAGACGGCAATGAACGGGTTTGACCCCGTAAAGACCGTCGGAAAGCAGATCGTCGACGTCATCCGTCGTCACGAGGATACGCCCAAAGCCGAAGCACGGGAGCGGGCCAAAGAGCTGTTTGAGAACCTTGGCCTCGAGGGGAGTCGAATTGACGATTATCCCCACCAGTTCTCCGGTGGGATGGCTCAACGGGCGATGATTGCGATGGCACTTGCCCTGTCGCCGTCGATTATCCTGGCCGACGAGCCAACCACAGCACTCGACGTGATGATCCAAGATCGGATTCTCCGCCAGATCGACGAGCTACAAGAGGAGTTCGAGACAGCGATGATTATGATTACACACGACATGTCCGTCGTTTCGGAGAACTGTGACAAGATTGCCGTGATGTACGGTGGTCGCGTCGCCGAGTATGCCGACGCGCGGACAGTCATCAAGCAGCCACGCCATCCCTATACGATGGGGATGCGAAACGCGTTCCCCGACATCTCACAGGACTCGCAGGATCTCATTTCGATTCCTGGTACGCCGCCGGAGGTGACCGATCCAGACGAGGGATGTCGTTTCGCACCACGGTGTCCGTTCGCAGAGGACGATTGCTGGGATGTGACGCCTGAACCGGAAGAGTACGATGGGCAGGTTGTCCGCTGTCACCGCTCAGACGAAGCCGAAGAGTTGCGGGAGCTTGCAAAGAAGAAAGAGACGTGGATGGACGAACCGGCCGAAGCCGAGTCGTCGGAGTCTGACGACCGGCGCGGTGACACGCTGACGGAGGTGAACGATGACTAA
- a CDS encoding ABC transporter ATP-binding protein: MTNSAPNGDPKVRTQGLKKQFSADTNLLSRLLGTGEEETVKAVDGVDLEIYEGESLGIAGESGCGKSTLGETLLQLYEPTDGQIFFDGQDITGMESIDDAEFRTEAQIIQQDPYQSINPRFTVYNWVKEPLDVHGIGSEKERERRVLEAIEMAGLQPAEAFANEYPTELSGGERQRVGIARAIVLRPSFMVADEPTSMLDVSVRASILDTLNRLQAELDLAIMYISHDLSLLKHTCDRIAIMYLGRVVEQGPATEVINDPKHPYTKALVSSTPIVDPDEDREPIEIEGEVPDPVDLAPGCRFAPRCPEAREECRADEPHMYDVGEGEHIARCVLYDDDIDAEVTMGMGTNDANADTEAEIGSD, encoded by the coding sequence ATGACTAACTCGGCACCGAATGGCGACCCGAAAGTACGGACACAGGGACTGAAAAAGCAGTTCAGCGCGGACACCAATCTGCTCTCGAGGCTGCTCGGAACCGGCGAAGAAGAGACGGTCAAAGCAGTCGACGGCGTTGACCTTGAGATCTACGAGGGTGAGTCGCTTGGTATCGCCGGTGAGTCCGGCTGTGGGAAGAGTACGCTGGGTGAAACGCTTCTCCAGTTGTACGAACCCACGGATGGCCAGATATTCTTCGATGGACAGGATATTACAGGTATGGAGTCGATCGACGACGCCGAGTTCCGGACCGAGGCGCAGATTATTCAGCAGGATCCCTACCAGTCGATCAATCCGCGCTTTACGGTCTACAACTGGGTCAAAGAGCCACTCGACGTTCACGGAATTGGTTCCGAGAAAGAGCGTGAACGACGCGTCCTCGAGGCAATCGAGATGGCCGGTTTGCAGCCAGCGGAGGCGTTTGCCAACGAGTACCCGACGGAACTTTCGGGCGGTGAGCGCCAGCGCGTCGGGATCGCGCGAGCGATTGTCTTGCGGCCGTCGTTTATGGTGGCTGACGAGCCGACGAGTATGCTCGACGTAAGCGTTCGTGCGAGTATTCTGGACACGCTCAACCGGCTCCAAGCGGAGTTGGATCTGGCGATCATGTACATTAGCCACGATCTCTCACTGCTGAAACACACTTGCGATCGAATTGCGATCATGTATCTCGGGAGAGTCGTTGAGCAGGGGCCGGCGACGGAGGTCATTAACGATCCGAAACACCCCTACACGAAGGCACTCGTCTCCTCGACGCCGATCGTTGATCCAGACGAAGATCGCGAGCCGATCGAGATCGAAGGCGAGGTACCCGATCCGGTCGATCTCGCGCCTGGCTGTCGGTTCGCGCCGCGCTGTCCCGAGGCCCGTGAAGAGTGTCGGGCGGACGAACCCCACATGTACGATGTCGGTGAGGGCGAGCACATCGCCCGCTGTGTCCTCTACGACGACGATATCGACGCGGAAGTAACGATGGGAATGGGAACAAACGACGCGAACGCGGATACGGAAGCTGAAATCGGCTCGGACTGA
- a CDS encoding SDR family NAD(P)-dependent oxidoreductase — MSVLEQFSLAGNTAIVTGGNRGIGKGIATALATAGADVVIANRDGERGQKAATDIATETDATVEAIPADITDEDDVDQLVKATVNAFGSVDVLVNNAGIVRNAPAEEMTLETWSNVLESNLTGAYLCSKRVGREMIDNDGGSVITVSSISSFIANHPQPQASYQASKSGVDGLTRQLASEWAEYGIRVNTINPGYVRTDLIEGVLETDPEMAAVWYDGMLQEEMAQPEDIGSLAVYLASDAASYVTGESITIDGGYTVR; from the coding sequence ATGAGCGTTCTCGAGCAATTTAGCCTCGCAGGTAACACCGCGATCGTGACTGGCGGGAACCGGGGCATCGGAAAAGGAATCGCGACGGCACTCGCCACAGCCGGCGCAGACGTCGTAATTGCGAACCGAGATGGTGAGAGAGGTCAAAAGGCCGCCACCGACATCGCCACGGAAACCGATGCGACCGTTGAAGCGATTCCGGCAGACATCACCGATGAGGACGACGTTGACCAACTGGTTAAAGCCACAGTCAACGCGTTCGGTTCGGTCGACGTGTTGGTCAACAACGCCGGTATCGTCCGAAACGCCCCTGCCGAAGAGATGACCCTCGAGACGTGGAGTAACGTTCTCGAGTCAAACCTTACTGGAGCGTACCTGTGTTCGAAGCGCGTGGGCCGGGAGATGATCGACAACGACGGTGGCTCGGTCATCACCGTCTCCTCAATCTCTTCATTCATCGCGAACCATCCACAACCTCAGGCCAGTTATCAGGCCTCAAAATCCGGTGTCGATGGGCTCACCCGCCAACTCGCGTCGGAGTGGGCTGAGTACGGCATTCGCGTTAATACGATCAATCCCGGTTATGTCCGCACGGATTTGATTGAGGGTGTCCTCGAGACCGATCCTGAGATGGCCGCCGTCTGGTACGACGGTATGCTACAGGAAGAGATGGCCCAACCAGAAGACATTGGGTCGCTCGCGGTCTATCTCGCCTCCGACGCCGCGTCGTACGTCACTGGCGAATCAATCACTATCGATGGTGGCTACACGGTTCGATAG
- a CDS encoding SDR family NAD(P)-dependent oxidoreductase: MELALTEKTAIVTGGSQGIGRAIAASLATEGASVVIAARTNPEAAAAEIEETAASASGNVLGVAADVTDPDDVDRLVETTLEAYGEIDVLVNNVGIVGSERPFHEIPDEEWNRVLETNIMSTVRVTRTVLSHMRDRGSGSIINITSEAGTQPDPFKTHYDASKAAMINMTKNLSKTYGEEGIRVNAVSPATTKTPLVEDIFEERAEETGKPIERVEQAFLEEEKPGVVTGRLGKPEDVGNVVAFLASDKAEFVHGANWRVDGGSIWTMDA, from the coding sequence ATGGAACTCGCGCTTACGGAGAAGACAGCAATCGTCACCGGCGGCAGTCAGGGTATCGGTCGAGCAATCGCGGCATCGCTCGCCACCGAGGGTGCGTCGGTTGTAATTGCAGCGCGCACCAACCCGGAAGCCGCCGCCGCAGAGATTGAGGAGACGGCTGCGTCGGCCAGCGGAAACGTGCTCGGTGTCGCGGCGGACGTTACCGATCCCGACGATGTCGACCGCCTCGTGGAAACGACGCTTGAGGCGTACGGGGAGATCGACGTGCTCGTCAACAACGTTGGCATCGTTGGCAGCGAGAGGCCGTTTCACGAGATACCCGACGAAGAGTGGAATCGCGTTCTTGAGACGAATATTATGTCCACGGTTCGCGTCACGCGAACAGTGTTGTCGCATATGCGCGATCGCGGTTCGGGATCCATTATTAACATCACCTCCGAGGCGGGAACCCAGCCAGATCCCTTCAAGACGCACTATGACGCGAGCAAGGCGGCAATGATTAACATGACGAAGAACCTTTCAAAGACCTACGGCGAGGAGGGAATCCGTGTCAACGCGGTCTCCCCGGCGACGACAAAGACGCCGCTTGTCGAGGACATTTTCGAAGAACGTGCCGAAGAAACAGGCAAACCGATCGAACGGGTCGAACAGGCGTTTCTCGAGGAGGAGAAACCAGGTGTAGTCACGGGGCGACTCGGCAAGCCAGAGGATGTTGGGAACGTAGTTGCGTTCCTAGCATCCGACAAGGCAGAGTTCGTCCACGGTGCAAACTGGCGTGTTGACGGTGGATCTATCTGGACGATGGACGCCTAG